In Mobula hypostoma chromosome 10, sMobHyp1.1, whole genome shotgun sequence, a single genomic region encodes these proteins:
- the ltb4r2b gene encoding leukotriene B4 receptor 2b translates to MDTPSTTQSTDCIRSNSTKDNMLSSESATVLGSLTLSLALVVGLPGNLLVVWAVLSQGRGRRGRIRQPATSVSVLLLHLALADSFTLLTTPIWIHFLVSRDWVFGSVACKLAHYICCLNMYASIFLISAMSVERLLAVIKPWFARGRRRRWTRCATLLGLWVLAAFAAIPAAYYRDVVLGKLHCWRICEPDHRSPKDAAFHHLAETLLGFLLPLGLLCACYWVVGRRVRTLRHRGKSRAGRLMVALVVAFTALWLPYHFVNVAQVVAELGGNNEFRGLMEEARPLVTSLAFLSCGVNPVLYAFCGARLLHSSRYNLVARLFNAAAAAAEEDEGGRSGAKRDTGSGPEVGLNRAISRESS, encoded by the coding sequence GACACCCCATCGACCACCCAGAGCACGGATTGCATCCGCTCCAACAGCACCAAGGACAACATGTTGAGCTCTGAGAGCGCCACCGTGCTGGGCAGCCTGACGTTGTCGCTGGCGCTGGTGGTGGGTTTGCCCGGAAACCTCCTGGTTGTGTGGGCTGTTTTGAGCCAAGGCCGAGGACGCAGGGGCCGGATCCGACAACCCGCCACCTCCGTCTCCGTGCTGCTGCTTCACCTGGCGCTGGCCGACAGCTTCACTCTGCTCACCACCCCTATCTGGATCCACTTCCTGGTGTCCCGGGACTGGGTCTTCGGCTCGGTCGCCTGCAAACTCGCCCACTACATCTGTTGCCTCAATATGTACGCCAGCATCTTCCTCATCAGCGCCATGAGCGTAGAGCGCCTGCTGGCCGTCATCAAACCGTGGTTCGCCCGGGGCCGCCGCAGGCGCTGGACCCGCTGCGCCACGCTTCTGGGCCTGTGGGTACTGGCGGCGTTCGCGGCCATCCCCGCCGCCTACTACCGGGACGTGGTGCTGGGCAAACTCCACTGCTGGCGGATCTGCGAGCCCGATCACCGAAGCCCCAAGGACGCGGCCTTCCACCACTTGGccgagacgctgctgggcttcctGCTGCCGCTCGGGCTGCTGTGCGCCTGCTACTGGGTGGTGGGTCGCAGGGTGCGGACGCTGCGGCACCGGGGCAAGAGCCGTGCCGGGCGGCTGATGGTGGCTCTGGTGGTGGCCTTCACAGCGCTCTGGCTGCCCTACCACTTCGTCAACGTGGCGCAGGTGGTTGCCGAGCTGGGCGGCAACAACGAATTCCGAGGTCTGATGGAGGAGGCGCGCCCACTGGTAACTAGCCTGGCTTTCCTTAGCTGTGGCGTCAACCCGGTGCTGTACGCCTTCTGTGGCGCCCGGCTCCTGCACTCGTCCCGGTACAACCTCGTGGCGCGGCTCTTCAACGCGGCGGCCGCCGCGGCGGAGGAGGACGAAGGGGGGAGGTCGGGGGCCAAGCGTGATACGGGGAGCGGGCCGGAGGTGGGGCTCAACCGGGCCATCTCAAGGGAGTCGTCCTGA